The Alnus glutinosa chromosome 1, dhAlnGlut1.1, whole genome shotgun sequence region TCTACAAATGGAACTCTTATTTGGttttcaaattgaatttctGCAGACTAATTGTGCCTTTTATGGGATTACTGATTTGAATTGTTGAACTTTGAACTAGATGTTTCGCCTATTGAATCAGCAAGGGCAAGATTTCTACAAATTATTGTGGATCATTTTATTCATGATCATGTGATTGAAGTGGCTGATTCCGAGGCTGACTATACTGCTCAGTCTGGACAAGATAAACTGAATAAAAGGAAGACGAGAGAGGTCCAGTATGAAGGCGACCCAAGGTTCGCTTTACCCTTGATGTATGTGGCAAATTTGTATGAAACTTTAGTTAATGACGTAAATAATAGGCTTGCTTCCTTGAATGGTATTCGTGAGAAGACCATTGCTGTAGCCCTTGAGGCAGCTGGTGGTTTGTATAGAAGGCTGGCTAAGAAATTTCCTAAGAGAGGTATTACATTTTCCCTCTTTATGCGCCTTTTTGAGATAAACAATTTGAATTCATCTACTTGTATGTACTTGAACTTTGAATCTTTTTAACATATAGCATTTGGGCTTCTATTTTATTGCTAATAGTGTTTGATGGTAAGGTAAGTAAGTGAACTttgatggtttttttttgggttatgaCATCTAGCCTCTCCATAGAAATTTAGTGTCTGTATCTTAATGCTTTTGTCAGCAGGACCATATACTTTCAGAAGGAGAGAATTGGCAACTTCTCTGGAAACTAGGACAAGATTTCCAGAATTAGTGATACAAGAAGAAAAGCGAGTTCGGTTCGTGGTAGTCAATGGTTTGGATATTGTTGAAAAACCAAATAGCATGCCAATTGATGATGCCGAGTGGTAAGTTATATGCTTGTTTCTTATGTTGAGAAGGAGTACTTTTCCACCTCACTATTTGAGGTGTGCTTATATATTTCTAAGTTATATTCTTGTTTCTTATGTTGAGAAGGAGTACATTTCCACCTCACTATTTGAGGTGTGCCTATATATTTCTAAATTGTTTGCTCATGAATGCAGGTTTAAACGATTGACTGGTCGAAATGAAGTAGCTGTCTCTGCTCGAGACTATAAGTTCTACTCTCCAAGACACAAGTATAGGCGTGTTGCATCAAACTTAGTCTCCAACATCCCTTGTTTGCCTGTAAGTGTGATATTCCTGTATTTATCCAACAAAGGGGTCATCCTAGATGTCTATTTGAAATTATAAGACTGAATTGTTTCTTAGATAACATTTAAACTTAAAGGtgcttatattttttaaaaaaaaagaaaaaaaacagttcACCTTCTAGAATAAGACCACCGACTGATGGTAATGAccatactattttttattttcttcaacaTTTTATATTCCAACATTTTCTTGTCTCCATAGTGACAATAGATCCATTCACAAAGTTCGTATAGAAAATATAGGGCCATTCAACTTCAGTGGCATGTTACACATCTTGATTGCTATGCCTTACTGAGTAAATTGAGGGTGGaggtaacttttttttatttctgatGTGCTTATTTTTCAGACGTTTCCTGTTACGGACAATTCTTGTCCATTGGCTACTGCTCAAGATTTCCACTCTGTAAGTGAAGTAAGAGTTGCTTTCTTGCTCAATTTTGTGCAATTGAGTTTTCTAATGCCTGAGTCTGTGGTTTGTGTTTAATAAATAGCCACATCTAGGTGGGAGTGGGTCAATGCTCATTATCAAGCATTACCtaacttttaataataaaaaaatgctaaaatacattttactccCTCAAACTTTGGCTGCTGCTAACTTGGTTCAAGTTCCAAAACTTGCTATGTACACCCTGAAATTTTGAATTGCTATCATTGTGGCCCTTTCGTCAGGATTTGTCAATGCTGAGACTGTAAATAACCAAAATGATGGCATATTGGCTATTTTCCCAGTTTTAACGTTTAGTTTTTTAGTTCCTTCAATCCATCTCTTCGCAACTAGTAATGTTCACACGACACAAAGATATTTTCAAATGGGTAAAGAAACAATTGCAAAGGGGTCAAACTATAGAGCTATTAGAGCCTGGCTTGAGGTTGACCCTCAATAATCAGAATCGGAAGAGTTCTTTCTAGAAGTGAAAGTCAACGCTCTCATCTAGTgcttagttatcatgatttcctttttcttttttctccttctgttaactaggtgttttctcttgttcCTGTGTACCTGGgtgtgccttacgcttttaatgacacttcgattacttattaaaaaaaaagagtgaaagtCAGCCCCTTTGGGTAAACCCCATGTTTGATATCATGTTCATGTTGGAGGGTTGCTGCGTTGGAGCCGATATTCCTTTGCCAATCCCACGTCTCAATCTTTCCTGGCATATCCTAAGACATTTTGTTAGATTACATTTACCattgtttattaatttaatattgtaATGGTAGTTGAACTCTTTAGAATTTCATTTTATGAGCtgaattttttcagttttttttttaccgagagagagaaaagatttATTTCAAGAATTTTACGCCTTTGACATTGTTTGCAATTCAGTTGATGTTGGCCTAGGAGAAGGTGGGGTCCACTAGGGTCAGTTAAATTCAAAGCTTATTGTCTATGATTTGGGGTTTCACTTGGTTTTTGTGGTAGTCTCATGAGGTCTAAGGTTCAAATTcccttgggtgcaaacaattctttggggccAGCTCACCGGCGAAGCTAGATTATTACCCGATCCGTGTTGAGGGGATGCTTTACATGGGTCCGAGGTTTACCTGAcaggggtgggtacacgaagtggccctGTCTTGGAGGGGTTtctcgtcataaaaaaaaaaaaaaaagaatggtgTTCAAAGACATTTGATCTTTGGAACATccatggcatatatatatatttatgaatatcCATGGCATATATTACTACTAAAGCTAGAATCTTGTACCCAATGGTAATGGTTTAGGACTTGATACAAAGTCATTGTTGAGCTTCCTTTTAGCTTTCCATTTGAGCTCTGCAAACTAGGAAATTTTGTAAATCACGAGAAATGGAAGTAGGgctggagagagagaatttGGCCAGATTTTTGTGAGTATATGGGGGTTTTTGAGAATCAATCGCGGCCTTATGTCGACAAGGTTGGTGGAGGAGAAATCTAACTAGGGGAGCAGGGACAAAACACGATTTCTCATGGGGGCCAAAGTATGAACAGATGTTAAGCCTAgatttcatgtatatatatatatatacatatatattgatGGAAAATTTCAAAACTGGGGGCCTATGGTCCCCCAGCCCCCTGGTTTTGTCCCTGTTGGGAGAGTGGTGGATTTTCGTGGGTGGagggtagagagagagagagagagagagagagagaggacatgATGCTGGAGATCACATGCTTTATGGATGAGGTGTTTAGGTGGCTATGTGGATGTCAGATAtaaggagaaggaaaaagagagtGACGTATCTGAGCAGATGGTTTGATGGGAAAAAAGGGTCTAAAACGTGGACTGGTCACTCAGCATGGACTGAAGGAGGCCACCAATTCTCTACAATGATGCCTAGGGGACACCATCTCTCCCAGACTGCCTTTCTTGGACCATTTTTGAAATGATGATTTGTGGAGGTTAATTCATAATCAGGGGCAATTCCAGGGGCAATTCCAATATTAGAAGGGGACTATATAGGCAAGTTGGGGAAGGGGGGTTGGGGGGTAGGGGGGGTTGTATTCATCGATAATAAGAATGATGTTTGGATCTATTTGTTATGGAACTTTAGATTGAAATGTGAAGCGAATTGGCTACCAAACTGATAACTGATTCCTTAGGATTCCAATGCCCTGTTGcaaaccccaccccccccccccccccaaaaaaaaaaaaaatcattaaggAGAGTCCTCTTCGCTCTccgtgataattttttttttttttttttttttagttcttgtttttcttttttgataagtaatcgaaatatcattaaaaacgtAAGCCTTCAGGTACACATCAAGTATACAAATCGACTACTCATCTAGGCGTGATCCATGAAAACCCAAATCGGCCgaagaaaacattccaaatggcacaaTTAACCTCACAATGAAGTAGAAGCTGGTCCACAGACTTCTCATTCCTATTACACAAGAAAcaccaataaaaaaaacccaccctCAACGGAACCccaaacacttttccaaggaaaaaaCATAAACGATTATGACAACCCATGACATTGTAGAAGAATTTAACACCAAAGATCCCCCTTGTTTTACTTTAGTAATTTTTCCTTGCGAGACATTTTTGTTCAGCTTCATTATGCAAGAATGGTCCTCACTCGCTAATGTCAAGTAATATCTACTTTATATTCATAATGCATGGGGACTAAATTATGCTATTACTGATTAGGAACATGAACGTAGCAACCTGTCTTTGGTTTGAAAGTTTGTACACTACCACATTTTTCTCTGCTACATCccccctatttttttattgttttttgccttttattttgtttcattgcTTGAGTTTTATCTGCACACTGGTCTAGAAACAGTGCGACAAATCATCGTTGCCATGAACAACTGTACTGGATTAATTTCAAATAACTATCCTACTCATAAGACATCGCAATCATTGTACAACCCAACTAAAAATGGAATTTCAGGTACTTTAAATGTTTAGATTTTTCTGTTCACATGATATGCATTAGATCCTGTAAGCAAACATTGGAATTATGTTAATGCAAAAATTCATAGTTGCTTAGCATCAACATCCATAGAGCTTGGCTCGTGGGCATGAGGGTATCAGGACCTGAATCTGGAGTTATAATCCCCTAGAATTATGGTCTCAGCATAACAGTAACACTGTAGTTGTGTTGATGCCAAACTTTTTCTTGGCCAGCCAATGCTGTGGTAGGAGTGAAGACTGACATAAATCTGAGCTGAGAGCAGTTCCTGAGCTGGGAAAATCTAATAAGTTTAGGTTCTCACTTCTTTTCAATTACCATGTCCTCAAACTACAAGTTGAACCAAGGATTAACTCCAGAGATCTTTCCATGCACTGTATAGCTGAAAGAGACGAAATTCTGAAGTGGTTAAGGCTGGTTAGAGTAATTTGGGTTTATTCTGCATCCATTTGCTGGATGACATGAAAGCTTTTATGATGGGAAGTGCTCAGGTGTGGGGTTGACCTCATTTTCATTCACTTCACACTTCGGACCAAACCTcaattatatttatatgtacCGGCAACAATCAGAAATCAACTAAAATAAttctttgttttatattttagattAATTGTGGTATCATGTTATTATGTTTGTATTTGAGGTGTATGCTTATGtcttgaaattattatttttttaaaaacaatttcttCCAACTGTCTGCAGCCACAAAATCAGCAGCAGACTGTTTGCAAGCATCCTATGCAATCACTTTCTCATCAACCCCAGTTTCACTCAATTCACCAGAATCATCATCAACCCATGCACCACGCATCCCACTATGCTCACAATCATCAATGTGCTCCACCTTCTCACTTACCTGCAATTTCTCATGCTCATCAACCAACCATATCACAACAGATGGCTTGCCTACAACCTCTCACGGGTGTCCATGCTGGAGGGCGCTTGCATGTACTGGTGAGGGCTATTGCCTTGACTTGCTTTAGCTAATATTAATACTGAGAGCAGCTAGTTGAATTTGGTAAACTTTGGGTTTTACATTTATTTGCTTGACTAATTGCATGTTGCTCTTGAAGATAAGATATATAAGGTTGAGTAAATCGctaatgttgctgctttataACACATTTCTACTGGGTATGTTCATGAAATGGTCAACTCTATTGGTGAGCATAAGAGATCTTTTCATGAAATGGTCAACTCTAtttatttgtgttttcttttatattttaaatggcTAGTAACTTGTGCTAATATGGGACGTTTGAGTAGAACCTTTATGCATACTTGTGTCTAAACTATATGCATTTCTCTAAATATAGCCCATTGTCCTTGAGTCTTTATTGACGACTTCTTCTCTCTAAAGAATTCACTTTGCTTGATGTgctgcttttttgttttgtaatgagGCTCCATTAAGAGTGATCAGAATTTGTTCATTCAAATGCAAtggaaatcaattttttattttttttaaaaaaataaaataaaaatcttgttCTTTCTACCTATGTCTTTACCAATTTTTAAGATTGCTATTATTTTTTCAGCCATCCAGCCCAGCAAAGTTTTGTGACGAATGTGGGGCCCCGTACTTGAGAGACACTTCTAAGTTCTGCTCAGAATGCGGTGTTAAAAGGCTAGGAACATGATATGGCCTCcaaaccctttatttttttgtttaattgtatatatattgttttttaaaatattggagTATAGAATGGTTTTGGTTTTACGATTTTGTATCTACaccttgaaaaatattattcagCCATGGAAAGAACATTCGAATCTGTTGCATAGAGATATTGGGAAAACTTACAATGTTATAATGAGCTTTTCAGTATATTGATTActtatccaaaagaaaaaagattttggGATGAAAACAATTAGATTATTATGATATATTTATTAAGTATACCTATCTTGTGCGTTCACccttagaaaaacaaaagcaatggTGCTATGTACATACGACTACTTGTAAGCAATTAAGCATCAAGGTGGTAGTAAGTAGTAACATGATTTTGGAGGGAagctgaaaaaagaaaagtgactCCTCTAGTGCGTTATGTCAAATAGtaattataagtaataaaagagTAACTACAGGCTTAAGACAAATGATAGAGCTAAAGAAATTCTATCATTTGGAAATCAAGACAATACAATTGTAAATTTCTTCACGTAATAATGATTTCTCATTGTTAGGGAGAATGATGGCATCTAAGACTTcaatgattttcttttgtatcttACCATTGTTCTGAGTTTAATTATGAATTACGTgtataaacaaacaaactatAGAAAAACTACAATTGCCcgcatttttttttctgaaaaataaaaaataaaaaattgtgatgtacaaatgattaatgtgatatcctgcaatattttaatttttgcattattttgtaaaaaatgttgaattttggGGAAGAACATatgaaaaaaattgtgatttatgtatgtcttatttttatttttatttttttaaaaaattttctttccattATGCCATGGaatacaattaatttttttttttacctatatTTTTGTAGGAatagttgaatttttttcaGGGAAATGAGGTCACCAACCCCCTTTACTTTTTGTCGTTTTGGCTTTAAGACCCTGTTTTTAAGACCTGAGTTTAGGTAAAttctaaatttgaaatttcggttagtttttttcatcaaagaGTTAATAGAAATAGGTGTGTTGAGGGTTACCTTTTGGGCCAAGAGACATGGGCCCACACGAACCAGAAGGCGGGCCAGAGCCCAAAGTAAGTAATGCCACTCTCTTAGTACAGTGGCCCAAgatcacaaaaagaaagaaagtgggaGAAACTACCACGAGGCCAACAAGTACAGTTGGTGTTGAACTAATCATTCCTCCTGAACCATGTCGTTGGACACATATAGTTCAGTCGATGCATCTCATAAGGAGGCCTATATCTTAACCCACGAGTTATTACGGTGGGTAATCCAACGACCATAATTGCATCCCACATCATTGGGGGATCGATGCCCCTACACAAGTCAAGTGCAGTCATTAATCCCCTATCATATTTCACTGAGATCTTGTCGACCCTTATGAGTTGGGAATGGTCATTCATCTCATAATACATCTCATCAAGCAATTGGTCATGCCAAGGCACGCACCATAGTCATGTACCTCGTATTAGATTTTATTGGGCCGTTGGTTAAGTCAAGGAATGTGCTAGCGTTAACCCCCCACATatcttagggtgcgtttgaaattACCATTTTGTAGCTAGCTATATTGAGAGGCTGGTTTAGGAAATTAAGCTAGGACTACCATTAGGCCATAATTACCATTCAAGgttaaaaaggaaaatggagCATCATGCTTAGGCTTGGCACCAAGAAGCCCAAAGATGCCCCATCACTTAGCAAAGAACCGACATCAACGAATAATGAAACAGTTCAAAGGCAACTAATAAAGCAAAGAGGCTCACACATGCCCATCACAATGAAGGCCCAACATTTAGAACCTAGTTCAATACAACATCCAAAAAAGAAGCACCGCTCTGATATCAATTGTTGGAATTACATGTAtaaaaaaacactacaaaataATCCCagtaaaaaacataaaaagaacaTGGTATGgaatcatacaaaaaaaaataaaaaaaaattgcaagagaTACTAACAAAGGTGCAAGTAGACTACCACGACTTGGAAGCTGGTTTGATTTCTTCTCTCATTCTCACAAAAACGTGTAGAGTTAgagttttgaaaattctaaACCTTCTACCCAATATCTCATTAAGAAACCAATAGTGTGGAC contains the following coding sequences:
- the LOC133878396 gene encoding uncharacterized protein At2g02148 isoform X3, which encodes MGTRVPVQHYNLRSTNSFIGSPLHDLNTVDARPADIEAISDVDRDAVTDDSMDNDDDSNAVDLMHDSYRTSLPLHSVGVEEDRSSLENNRPARGSYDILTIEDVSPIESARARFLQIIVDHFIHDHVIEVADSEADYTAQSGQDKLNKRKTREVQYEGDPRFALPLMYVANLYETLVNDVNNRLASLNGIREKTIAVALEAAGGLYRRLAKKFPKRAGPYTFRRRELATSLETRTRFPELVIQEEKRVRFVVVNGLDIVEKPNSMPIDDAEWFKRLTGRNEVAVSARDYKFYSPRHKYRRVASNLVSNIPCLPTFPVTDNSCPLATAQDFHSPQNQQQTVCKHPMQSLSHQPQFHSIHQNHHQPMHHASHYAHNHQCAPPSHLPAISHAHQPTISQQMACLQPLTGVHAGGRLHVLPSSPAKFCDECGAPYLRDTSKFCSECGVKRLGT
- the LOC133878396 gene encoding uncharacterized protein At2g02148 isoform X6 — its product is MGTRVPVQHYNLRSTNSFIGSPLHDLNTVDARPADIEAISDVDRDAVTDDSMDNDDDSNAVDLMHDSYRTSLPLHSVGVEEDRSSLENNRPARGSYDILTIEDVSPIESARARFLQIIVDHFIHDHVIEVADSEADYTAQSGQDKLNKRKTREVQYEGDPRLASLNGIREKTIAVALEAAGGLYRRLAKKFPKRAGPYTFRRRELATSLETRTRFPELVIQEEKRVRFVVVNGLDIVEKPNSMPIDDAEWFKRLTGRNEVAVSARDYKFYSPRHKYRRVASNLVSNIPCLPTFPVTDNSCPLATAQDFHSVSEPQNQQQTVCKHPMQSLSHQPQFHSIHQNHHQPMHHASHYAHNHQCAPPSHLPAISHAHQPTISQQMACLQPLTGVHAGGRLHVLPSSPAKFCDECGAPYLRDTSKFCSECGVKRLGT
- the LOC133878396 gene encoding uncharacterized protein At2g02148 isoform X2, whose protein sequence is MGTRVPVQHYNLRSTNSFIGSPLHDLNTVDARPADIEAISDVDRDAVTDDSMDNDDDSNAVDLMHDSYRTSLPLHSVGVEEDRSSLENNRPARGSYDILTIEDVSPIESARARFLQIIVDHFIHDHVIEVADSEADYTAQSGQDKLNKRKTREVQYEGDPRFALPLMYVANLYETLVNDVNNRLASLNGIREKTIAVALEAAGGLYRRLAKKFPKRGPYTFRRRELATSLETRTRFPELVIQEEKRVRFVVVNGLDIVEKPNSMPIDDAEWFKRLTGRNEVAVSARDYKFYSPRHKYRRVASNLVSNIPCLPTFPVTDNSCPLATAQDFHSVSEPQNQQQTVCKHPMQSLSHQPQFHSIHQNHHQPMHHASHYAHNHQCAPPSHLPAISHAHQPTISQQMACLQPLTGVHAGGRLHVLPSSPAKFCDECGAPYLRDTSKFCSECGVKRLGT
- the LOC133878396 gene encoding uncharacterized protein At2g02148 isoform X4, with translation MGTRVPVQHYNLRSTNSFIGSPLHDLNTVDARPADIEAISDVDRDAVTDDSMDNDDDSNAVDLMHDSYRTSLPLHSVGVEEDRSSLENNRPARGSYDILTIEDVSPIESARARFLQIIVDHFIHDHVIEVADSEADYTAQSGQDKLNKRKTREVQYEGDPRFALPLMYVANLYETLVNDVNNRLASLNGIREKTIAVALEAAGGLYRRLAKKFPKRGPYTFRRRELATSLETRTRFPELVIQEEKRVRFVVVNGLDIVEKPNSMPIDDAEWFKRLTGRNEVAVSARDYKFYSPRHKYRRVASNLVSNIPCLPTFPVTDNSCPLATAQDFHSPQNQQQTVCKHPMQSLSHQPQFHSIHQNHHQPMHHASHYAHNHQCAPPSHLPAISHAHQPTISQQMACLQPLTGVHAGGRLHVLPSSPAKFCDECGAPYLRDTSKFCSECGVKRLGT
- the LOC133878396 gene encoding uncharacterized protein At2g02148 isoform X1, encoding MGTRVPVQHYNLRSTNSFIGSPLHDLNTVDARPADIEAISDVDRDAVTDDSMDNDDDSNAVDLMHDSYRTSLPLHSVGVEEDRSSLENNRPARGSYDILTIEDVSPIESARARFLQIIVDHFIHDHVIEVADSEADYTAQSGQDKLNKRKTREVQYEGDPRFALPLMYVANLYETLVNDVNNRLASLNGIREKTIAVALEAAGGLYRRLAKKFPKRAGPYTFRRRELATSLETRTRFPELVIQEEKRVRFVVVNGLDIVEKPNSMPIDDAEWFKRLTGRNEVAVSARDYKFYSPRHKYRRVASNLVSNIPCLPTFPVTDNSCPLATAQDFHSVSEPQNQQQTVCKHPMQSLSHQPQFHSIHQNHHQPMHHASHYAHNHQCAPPSHLPAISHAHQPTISQQMACLQPLTGVHAGGRLHVLPSSPAKFCDECGAPYLRDTSKFCSECGVKRLGT
- the LOC133878396 gene encoding uncharacterized protein At2g02148 isoform X5, with the protein product MGTRVPVQHYNLRSTNSFIGSPLHDLNTVDARPADIEAISDVDRDAVTDDSMDNDDDSNAVDLMHDSYRTSLPLHSVGVEEDRSSLENNRPARGSYDILTIEDVSPIESARARFLQIIVDHFIHDHVIEVADSEADYTAQSGQDKLNKRKTREVQYEGDPRFALPLMYVANLYETLVNDVNNRLASLNGIREKTIAVALEAAGGLYRRLAKKFPKRAGPYTFRRRELATSLETRTRFPELVIQEEKRVRFVVVNGLDIVEKPNSMPIDDAEWFKRLTGRNEVAVSARDYKFYSPRHKYRRVASNLVSNIPCLPPQNQQQTVCKHPMQSLSHQPQFHSIHQNHHQPMHHASHYAHNHQCAPPSHLPAISHAHQPTISQQMACLQPLTGVHAGGRLHVLPSSPAKFCDECGAPYLRDTSKFCSECGVKRLGT
- the LOC133878396 gene encoding uncharacterized protein At2g02148 isoform X7, with product MGTRVPVQHYNLRSTNSFIGSPLHDLNTVDARPADIEAISDVDRDAVTDDSMDNDDDSNAVDLMHDSYRTSLPLHSVGVEEDRSSLENNRPARGSYDILTIEDVSPIESARARFLQIIVDHFIHDHVIEVADSEADYTAQSGQDKLNKRKTREVQYEGDPRLASLNGIREKTIAVALEAAGGLYRRLAKKFPKRGPYTFRRRELATSLETRTRFPELVIQEEKRVRFVVVNGLDIVEKPNSMPIDDAEWFKRLTGRNEVAVSARDYKFYSPRHKYRRVASNLVSNIPCLPTFPVTDNSCPLATAQDFHSVSEPQNQQQTVCKHPMQSLSHQPQFHSIHQNHHQPMHHASHYAHNHQCAPPSHLPAISHAHQPTISQQMACLQPLTGVHAGGRLHVLPSSPAKFCDECGAPYLRDTSKFCSECGVKRLGT